One part of the Commensalibacter nepenthis genome encodes these proteins:
- a CDS encoding hemagglutinin repeat-containing protein has product SSFSEQNSYNTALSSNIISNGNITLGAKNDIHLAGSVVLGDGNTTLLAGHDITLGSVTNSSSSSSSHKSSSILQKEKEVGNSTRTEEIGSLVGAGKDITIGAGHDLTIKGTVTGQHDVNLIAGNNLSTMATKDTTEDYSHKSSSGLGASFSGGMASVGYHSDKQTDTSKTTTWT; this is encoded by the coding sequence AGTTCTTTTAGTGAGCAGAATTCTTATAATACAGCACTCAGTAGTAATATTATTTCGAATGGCAATATTACGCTGGGTGCAAAGAATGATATTCATTTGGCGGGGTCTGTTGTTCTTGGGGATGGGAATACGACTTTACTGGCGGGTCATGATATTACTCTGGGTTCTGTTACGAATAGCTCTTCGTCCTCTTCCTCGCATAAAAGCTCTAGTATTTTACAAAAAGAAAAAGAGGTAGGAAATTCAACCCGAACAGAAGAGATTGGGTCGCTTGTTGGTGCGGGCAAAGATATCACCATTGGTGCGGGTCATGATTTAACGATCAAAGGAACCGTTACAGGTCAACATGATGTTAATTTAATTGCTGGCAATAATCTTTCGACGATGGCGACGAAAGATACGACCGAGGATTACTCTCATAAGAGCAGTTCTGGACTGGGTGCCAGCTTTAGTGGGGGGATGGCGTCTGTTGGGTATCATTCTGATAAACAAACGGATACGAGCAAGACGACGACATGGACC